A genomic window from Candidatus Methylacidiphilum fumarolicum includes:
- a CDS encoding RNA-guided endonuclease InsQ/TnpB family protein, with protein MMIASPAGLPVLDPVERKVTYRLYPSKTVRDELLRTRWVHCFLWNLALEERRRAWKEEKRRIGFAEQCRWLTELRSRSALLASINAQSAQVTLKRLDLAFQAFFRRVRQGENPGCPRFKQAGRFSGFGFKQHEGDWRLLARERSAHLKLRLSGIGEIPIRGKARTPGEPRTCEIFLSGGRWYASVTMRCRPAREHGCGAEAFDLGTERFLTSARLEPGKSEPDVSEVANPRHLRKALKKLRKLGRTISRKMEAAIRKHGKRKGFRISKRLRKQYELLARMHAKVANVRKDFLHKQSAAMVRRSGLLITEELEPKRMTASARGSQKKPGKRVRQKAGLNREMLDASFGAFGAMVGYKAEEAGIG; from the coding sequence ATGATGATCGCATCACCCGCTGGTCTTCCCGTTCTGGACCCGGTCGAGCGCAAGGTCACCTACCGGCTCTATCCATCCAAGACCGTCCGGGATGAGCTTTTGCGGACTCGGTGGGTCCATTGCTTTCTCTGGAACCTAGCTTTGGAGGAGCGCAGGCGGGCGTGGAAGGAGGAAAAGCGGCGCATCGGCTTCGCCGAGCAGTGCCGATGGCTAACCGAGCTCCGTTCCCGCAGCGCGCTTCTCGCCTCGATCAACGCTCAATCCGCCCAGGTAACGCTCAAGAGGTTGGATCTCGCCTTTCAGGCGTTCTTCCGCCGCGTCCGGCAAGGCGAAAATCCGGGATGCCCGCGTTTCAAGCAGGCAGGGCGATTCAGCGGTTTCGGCTTCAAGCAGCACGAAGGTGACTGGCGGCTGCTCGCCAGAGAGCGAAGCGCTCACCTGAAGCTTCGTCTCTCCGGCATTGGGGAGATCCCGATCCGGGGCAAGGCCCGGACTCCCGGAGAACCCAGGACATGCGAGATCTTTCTTTCCGGCGGCCGATGGTATGCGTCGGTCACGATGCGCTGCCGGCCGGCGCGGGAGCATGGCTGTGGAGCCGAGGCTTTCGACCTGGGCACGGAGCGGTTCCTGACCAGCGCCAGGTTGGAGCCTGGAAAGAGCGAGCCGGACGTTTCCGAGGTCGCCAATCCGCGCCATCTGCGCAAGGCGCTTAAGAAGCTCAGGAAGCTCGGGAGAACGATCTCCCGCAAGATGGAGGCGGCGATCCGCAAGCACGGGAAACGGAAGGGATTTCGCATTTCCAAGAGGTTGCGCAAGCAGTACGAGCTGCTCGCCCGGATGCACGCCAAGGTGGCGAATGTCAGGAAGGATTTCCTGCACAAGCAGAGCGCCGCGATGGTGAGACGCAGCGGACTGTTGATCACGGAGGAGCTGGAGCCGAAAAGGATGACGGCTTCGGCCCGGGGCAGCCAGAAAAAGCCCGGGAAACGTGTGCGGCAAAAAGCCGGGCTGAATCGAGAGATGTTGGACGCATCGTTCGGAGCTTTCGGGGCGATGGTCGGATACAAAGCGGAAGAGGCTGGTATCGGATAG
- a CDS encoding DNA-directed RNA polymerase subunit alpha — protein sequence MAIRLGRFEMPRSIVKDETVSNATFGRYIIEPFESGYGHTLGNSLRRILLSSLEGAAIASVKIDGVMHEFTSIPGVVEDVIDIVLNLKKVLIKMPDRETRNFRIDVLKEGPVTAADIQVDPGVEIVNPEQLICTLDQKKHLMMELEVKVGRGFLLGEYNKKQDQSIGVIPIDCLFSPVRHVKYEVENTRVGQRTDYDRLIFEIWTDGRIGPDEAIVQSAAILQHHLDVFVQFGKEPVEFEKPKPPVKEEENRLRKILNMSVNEIELSVRAANCLNNANITTVGQLAMKTEAEMLKYRNFGKKSLNEIKEKLAALGLSLGMKFDPSILEQPEEKTYRE from the coding sequence ATGGCTATACGTTTAGGAAGATTTGAGATGCCCCGTTCCATCGTCAAAGATGAGACGGTATCGAATGCAACCTTTGGTCGTTATATCATTGAACCCTTCGAGTCGGGATATGGACATACCTTAGGTAATTCGTTGCGCCGAATCCTTTTGTCATCTTTAGAGGGAGCGGCCATTGCCTCGGTCAAAATCGATGGGGTCATGCACGAATTTACTTCTATTCCTGGTGTCGTCGAAGATGTGATAGACATCGTTCTTAATCTGAAGAAGGTCTTGATTAAAATGCCAGATAGGGAGACTCGGAATTTCCGCATCGATGTTCTTAAAGAAGGACCCGTGACTGCGGCAGATATTCAGGTTGATCCAGGTGTGGAAATTGTCAATCCAGAGCAGCTAATTTGTACGCTTGACCAAAAAAAGCATTTAATGATGGAGCTGGAAGTTAAGGTTGGAAGAGGTTTCCTATTGGGTGAGTACAACAAGAAACAAGACCAATCCATTGGGGTCATTCCTATCGATTGTCTTTTTTCTCCGGTGCGACATGTGAAGTATGAGGTTGAAAATACCCGAGTAGGACAAAGGACCGATTACGATAGACTCATTTTTGAAATATGGACGGATGGGAGGATAGGGCCTGACGAGGCTATTGTACAATCAGCCGCTATTCTCCAACATCATCTTGATGTTTTTGTTCAATTTGGGAAAGAGCCGGTTGAATTTGAAAAGCCGAAGCCACCCGTTAAAGAAGAAGAAAATAGGCTTCGAAAGATCCTTAATATGAGCGTCAATGAAATAGAACTTTCTGTCAGAGCAGCTAATTGCTTGAACAACGCCAATATTACTACGGTTGGTCAGCTGGCCATGAAGACGGAAGCTGAAATGCTTAAATATAGGAATTTTGGGAAGAAATCCTTGAATGAGATCAAAGAAAAGCTTGCTGCGCTTGGTCTTTCCCTAGGAATGAAATTCGATCCGAGTATCTTAGAACAACCAGAGGAGAAAACATACAGGGAATAA
- the rpsT gene encoding 30S ribosomal protein S20 has translation MPNTKSAEKNQRKSERKRIFNLRAKKELKEQLKQLKALIDAKKKEEALSFFPTIQSLLDRLVKRKKLVANTANRKKKRLLKKIGKISSV, from the coding sequence ATGCCCAATACAAAATCGGCTGAAAAGAACCAACGGAAAAGCGAAAGAAAGCGCATTTTTAATCTAAGAGCAAAGAAAGAATTAAAAGAGCAGTTAAAACAGCTTAAGGCATTGATTGATGCCAAAAAAAAAGAGGAAGCTCTGTCTTTTTTCCCCACCATTCAATCCTTACTGGATCGATTGGTTAAAAGAAAGAAGCTTGTGGCGAATACTGCTAATCGAAAGAAGAAACGATTATTGAAAAAAATTGGGAAAATCAGTTCTGTTTGA
- the argS gene encoding arginine--tRNA ligase, with translation MKIPQDWIFEKLKVALSEKFGQTDHIPIVEPCSNPSFGDYQTNVAFLMASQLKENPRKLAEEFARIIGDNSVTFYPEVGGNGFINFRVKPKAYLNAFLAIRSDPRLGIEQTKEPQTIVIDFSSPNIAKELHVGHLRSTILGDVLKRLNLFLGHRVIADNHLGDWGTQFGMVLLGYKRYGDPLALAEKPLEYLEGLYVRIQKEAKESERIKEEAKRELQKLQSGDSENLKLWDVFVHASLKELDKIYQKLNVKFDYSLGESVYNPMLPGVVEELLQKGIARYSEGAVCVFFNKDFPELANKPMIIQKTDGAYLYATTDIATLLFRLSNWQAQRIIYVTDSRQKLHFQQLFALARLLGIDIQLEHVYFGSILGEDKKPLKTREGTSIKLRELLEEAVNRAYQIIDEKRKDLSEDKKREIAHAVGIGALKYADLSQNRILDYIFSWEKLLSLEGNTAPYLINAHVRICSILKKAASSGYGSTLGFTSLKFETDTLHPQEIELMKAVLSFKYSLFLAAKENSPHHLCNYLYNLAKVFHKFYEQCPVLGASTESSKQLRLAFCDFTQRTLSLGLELLGIEPLKEM, from the coding sequence ATGAAAATTCCTCAAGATTGGATTTTTGAAAAACTAAAAGTGGCCCTTTCTGAAAAGTTTGGTCAAACCGACCATATTCCAATAGTCGAACCCTGTTCCAATCCTTCATTTGGAGATTACCAAACTAATGTCGCATTTCTAATGGCCAGTCAACTCAAAGAAAATCCAAGAAAATTAGCTGAAGAGTTTGCGAGGATCATTGGAGACAACTCCGTAACTTTTTATCCTGAAGTCGGAGGCAATGGATTCATTAATTTTAGAGTAAAACCAAAAGCTTACCTGAATGCTTTCCTTGCGATCCGTTCCGACCCTCGACTTGGCATTGAGCAGACTAAAGAACCACAGACAATCGTGATAGATTTTTCAAGCCCAAACATAGCAAAAGAATTACATGTGGGCCATCTTCGCAGCACGATTCTTGGAGATGTCTTAAAAAGACTCAATCTTTTTTTAGGCCATCGTGTCATTGCGGACAATCATCTGGGAGATTGGGGAACACAGTTTGGGATGGTGCTTTTAGGATACAAAAGATACGGCGATCCGCTTGCTTTAGCCGAAAAACCCTTGGAGTATCTGGAAGGACTATATGTGAGAATCCAAAAAGAAGCAAAAGAATCTGAAAGGATTAAGGAAGAGGCAAAAAGAGAATTACAAAAATTGCAATCTGGTGACAGCGAAAACTTAAAACTTTGGGATGTCTTTGTTCATGCTTCCCTAAAGGAATTGGACAAAATTTATCAAAAGCTTAATGTAAAATTCGATTATTCCCTTGGAGAAAGCGTGTATAATCCTATGCTTCCAGGGGTTGTCGAAGAACTTCTTCAAAAAGGGATTGCTCGATACAGCGAAGGGGCCGTTTGTGTGTTTTTCAACAAAGACTTCCCAGAATTAGCTAACAAGCCCATGATAATCCAAAAAACTGATGGCGCTTATCTTTATGCCACAACGGATATTGCTACCCTTCTTTTCCGTTTGAGCAATTGGCAAGCTCAGCGGATCATATATGTCACTGACTCAAGACAAAAACTGCACTTCCAGCAACTTTTTGCCCTTGCTCGACTACTCGGCATCGATATTCAGCTCGAACACGTTTATTTCGGATCAATCCTTGGAGAAGACAAAAAACCTCTTAAAACTAGGGAAGGGACGTCAATAAAGCTAAGGGAGCTTTTAGAGGAAGCGGTCAATCGAGCCTACCAGATTATAGATGAAAAAAGAAAGGATTTGTCCGAGGATAAAAAAAGAGAGATAGCCCATGCTGTCGGGATAGGGGCTCTGAAATATGCCGATCTTTCTCAAAACAGAATCCTCGATTATATTTTTAGCTGGGAAAAACTCCTTTCTCTTGAAGGAAATACCGCACCTTATCTCATAAACGCCCATGTTCGAATTTGCTCTATTTTGAAAAAAGCTGCTTCCTCCGGTTATGGTTCTACCCTGGGCTTTACCTCTCTAAAATTCGAAACCGACACCCTCCACCCTCAAGAAATAGAACTGATGAAAGCGGTTTTAAGCTTCAAATATTCCTTATTCCTTGCAGCCAAAGAAAATAGCCCACACCATCTTTGTAACTATCTTTATAACCTTGCAAAAGTCTTTCACAAATTCTATGAACAATGCCCAGTCTTAGGTGCATCGACGGAATCCTCAAAGCAGCTACGCCTAGCCTTTTGCGATTTTACGCAACGCACTCTTTCTTTAGGACTAGAGCTTCTGGGCATCGAGCCTTTGAAAGAGATGTAG
- a CDS encoding zinc ribbon domain-containing protein codes for MKPSQRCHRCGGVVEKTLGDRWHECACGASCHRDENSALGLLDWGLAKWEKDHGFAFPRPKVVVYGKEWTGTDPCVEREALAG; via the coding sequence TTGAAGCCAAGCCAGAGATGCCACCGATGCGGCGGCGTCGTGGAAAAGACCCTCGGCGACCGGTGGCATGAGTGCGCATGCGGAGCGTCCTGCCATCGGGACGAGAACTCGGCGCTCGGGCTTCTCGACTGGGGCTTGGCGAAGTGGGAGAAGGATCACGGCTTCGCCTTTCCAAGGCCGAAGGTCGTTGTATACGGAAAGGAATGGACGGGAACCGATCCATGCGTGGAGCGGGAAGCTCTGGCCGGATAG
- the rpmJ gene encoding 50S ribosomal protein L36, whose product MKVRASVKRRTANCQVVRRKGRIYIINKKNPRLKQRQG is encoded by the coding sequence ATGAAAGTAAGAGCTTCAGTAAAAAGACGGACAGCCAATTGTCAAGTCGTTCGAAGAAAAGGAAGAATCTATATTATAAACAAAAAGAATCCGCGATTGAAACAAAGACAGGGTTAA
- a CDS encoding response regulator transcription factor, with the protein MMKERSTETKKRGVLIVDDHAVLREGLAYIIGTDPSLCVCGMAENAQKGFELVEKLKPDIVLVDISLPGKSGLELVKDIHAIYPEIPILVLSMHEESLFAERLLRAGARGYLMKSEGGEKLLQAINRILEGNIFVSDEISSRILEGFTGKKSSPFKASPLGKLSDRELEVFQLIGKGLSSRQIAEQLHLSIKTVEAYRASIKQKLKLQSGTELVHYAISWHQTNISSGQTDF; encoded by the coding sequence ATGATGAAGGAACGATCTACTGAGACGAAAAAAAGAGGGGTGCTCATCGTTGACGATCATGCCGTACTCCGAGAGGGTTTAGCGTATATTATTGGAACAGATCCATCCCTCTGCGTGTGCGGAATGGCTGAAAACGCGCAAAAAGGTTTTGAGCTTGTCGAAAAGTTAAAACCAGATATTGTTCTAGTTGATATTTCTTTACCAGGCAAAAGCGGTCTGGAACTTGTCAAAGACATTCATGCTATTTACCCTGAAATTCCAATCCTTGTGCTCTCCATGCATGAAGAATCACTGTTTGCTGAAAGGCTGTTAAGAGCTGGTGCTAGAGGCTACTTAATGAAATCGGAAGGCGGTGAAAAGCTGCTTCAAGCTATAAACAGGATTCTGGAGGGCAACATTTTTGTTAGTGATGAAATTTCTTCTAGGATCCTAGAAGGCTTTACAGGGAAAAAAAGCTCACCTTTCAAGGCTAGCCCTTTAGGAAAATTGAGCGACAGGGAACTGGAAGTCTTTCAATTGATCGGCAAAGGACTCAGCTCCAGACAGATTGCCGAACAGCTGCATTTAAGCATCAAAACTGTCGAGGCTTATAGAGCTAGTATCAAACAAAAATTAAAACTACAGAGTGGAACTGAGCTTGTTCACTATGCCATCTCATGGCATCAAACAAATATTTCTTCTGGGCAAACGGACTTTTAA
- the map gene encoding type I methionyl aminopeptidase — translation MIPIKRGKEIEAMRRSCRVVTEIIEKIRPILAPGITTEEVDKYAAHLIESYGAKSAFLGYRGFPGNICISINEEVVHGIGGKRKIQYGDLVKLDVGIILDGWIGDTAKTYPVGTVDVEDLRLIEVTNKALMLGIAQAQEGNRIGDISSAIERYVLEQGYQVVKEFVGHGVGRKLHEKPHVPNFGKPGQGPKLKAGMTIAIEPMVNRGSGKVLMMPDGWTAVTEDGQRSAHFEHTVLITKNGPEILTLTEDNVELVYHTAF, via the coding sequence GTGATACCCATTAAAAGAGGCAAAGAAATTGAGGCGATGCGGCGTAGCTGCAGAGTCGTCACCGAAATAATAGAAAAAATAAGGCCTATTCTTGCTCCAGGGATCACTACGGAGGAGGTGGATAAGTATGCGGCCCATCTTATCGAATCCTATGGAGCAAAGAGTGCGTTTTTAGGTTATAGAGGCTTTCCTGGAAATATCTGTATATCGATCAATGAAGAAGTGGTCCATGGGATTGGAGGAAAGAGAAAAATCCAGTATGGAGATCTTGTAAAGTTGGATGTAGGTATTATTCTCGATGGGTGGATAGGGGACACAGCAAAGACTTATCCAGTGGGAACGGTTGATGTAGAGGATTTACGGTTAATTGAAGTGACCAACAAAGCCCTTATGCTTGGCATAGCTCAGGCACAGGAAGGTAATAGAATTGGGGATATTTCCTCGGCAATTGAAAGGTATGTTCTTGAGCAAGGTTATCAGGTAGTTAAGGAGTTTGTGGGTCATGGGGTTGGCAGAAAACTCCATGAAAAACCTCACGTTCCGAATTTTGGAAAACCAGGCCAAGGACCGAAGTTAAAAGCAGGAATGACCATAGCCATCGAACCAATGGTTAACAGAGGATCTGGAAAAGTTCTCATGATGCCAGATGGTTGGACCGCTGTTACTGAAGATGGGCAAAGGTCGGCTCATTTTGAGCATACCGTTTTGATTACCAAGAATGGTCCGGAAATTTTGACTTTAACCGAAGATAATGTAGAGTTAGTGTATCATACGGCTTTTTAG
- the tnpA gene encoding IS200/IS605 family transposase: protein MTGQVRLHLLHHCVYALHYHLVLVTKYRRKALTRPMLDRLRAIAEMRWDGWGGQLLECNGESDHVHLLVALPPNLGLSRFLNHLKTTSSRLLRREFATTVARFYRKAVLWSRSYCVITCGGAPLTVLKQYIERQETPE from the coding sequence ATGACAGGTCAAGTGCGTTTGCACCTTCTGCATCACTGCGTTTACGCGCTGCACTACCATTTAGTTCTTGTCACAAAATACCGCCGCAAGGCGCTCACCCGCCCCATGCTTGACCGGTTGCGTGCTATTGCGGAAATGCGCTGGGATGGATGGGGCGGACAGCTGCTTGAGTGCAACGGAGAATCTGACCACGTTCACTTGCTAGTTGCGTTGCCACCAAATCTTGGACTCAGCCGCTTCCTGAACCATCTCAAGACAACTTCTTCCAGGCTTCTCCGCAGAGAGTTTGCCACAACGGTCGCCCGTTTCTATCGTAAGGCAGTTCTTTGGAGCCGTTCCTACTGCGTTATCACGTGCGGGGGCGCCCCATTAACCGTCCTCAAACAGTACATCGAACGGCAAGAAACGCCGGAATAG
- the rpsD gene encoding 30S ribosomal protein S4, translating to MAKYIGPKAKISRRFNVALFGPNKALERKPYPPGIHGQRAAKKKSDYAVALAEKQKLRFMYGIMEKQFRRYFQIAHKKKGVTGEVLFQLLEQRLDNIVYRLCFATSRMEARQLVNHGHIYVNGKKVNIPSYRTKPGDVIEICPKPQSRKLALRNLEAMKGIRIPDWLSLEADNLKGTVNRLPTREEIQPIVNEQLVVELYSK from the coding sequence ATGGCAAAATATATTGGTCCAAAAGCGAAGATTTCCAGACGGTTTAATGTTGCTTTGTTTGGCCCTAATAAGGCTTTAGAACGGAAGCCTTATCCACCAGGAATTCATGGTCAGAGGGCTGCGAAGAAGAAATCAGATTATGCGGTGGCTTTGGCAGAGAAGCAAAAGTTGAGGTTTATGTATGGGATCATGGAAAAGCAATTTCGAAGGTATTTCCAAATTGCTCATAAAAAGAAAGGGGTAACAGGAGAAGTGCTATTTCAGCTTCTTGAGCAAAGGTTAGACAACATCGTCTATAGGCTTTGTTTTGCAACAAGTAGAATGGAAGCTAGGCAACTAGTTAACCATGGGCATATTTATGTCAATGGCAAGAAAGTGAATATACCAAGTTATAGAACTAAACCAGGGGATGTTATAGAAATTTGCCCTAAGCCTCAATCGAGAAAATTGGCCTTACGCAATCTTGAAGCCATGAAAGGCATAAGGATCCCCGATTGGCTCTCTCTAGAAGCAGATAATCTAAAGGGGACGGTGAATCGGCTTCCAACCAGAGAAGAAATACAGCCTATCGTCAACGAGCAACTTGTCGTGGAGTTGTATTCAAAATGA
- the rpsM gene encoding 30S ribosomal protein S13, whose translation MARILGVEIPGNKPLIAALPVIYGIGRSRAKLICEQAELNPQMRAKDLTNQQINRIIQVIEENGFVIEGDLRREVQQNIKRLQSIRCYRGLRHIRGLPVRGQRTSTNARTRKGPRKTIGVVRRKEAKKGKV comes from the coding sequence ATGGCTCGAATTTTGGGTGTAGAAATTCCAGGTAACAAGCCTTTGATTGCAGCATTGCCTGTTATCTATGGCATTGGCAGATCAAGGGCAAAGCTCATTTGTGAACAGGCTGAACTCAATCCTCAGATGAGAGCGAAGGACCTGACAAACCAACAGATTAATCGGATTATACAGGTAATCGAAGAAAATGGTTTTGTCATTGAAGGGGATTTAAGACGAGAGGTTCAGCAAAATATAAAGAGGTTGCAGTCTATCCGTTGTTATAGAGGCTTAAGGCACATCCGTGGACTTCCTGTAAGAGGACAGAGAACCTCTACGAATGCTAGGACAAGAAAAGGACCTAGAAAAACCATCGGTGTGGTCAGAAGAAAAGAGGCTAAGAAAGGCAAGGTTTAA
- the rpsK gene encoding 30S ribosomal protein S11, protein MAEGNQEKKPKVKKEEGNSQMASTSELAGKAQNIKKKENQGEDLLSTPLEQEQEKIKIPKVRASKAIYNGIVNILATFNNTIVTITDMSGKTVAWSSAGKCGFRGTKKSTAYVAQLVAQDAARQAMGHGMREVIVKVKGPGTGRESAIRALQAVGLEVTSILDVTPIPHNGCRPKKPRRV, encoded by the coding sequence ATGGCAGAGGGTAATCAAGAAAAAAAGCCGAAAGTAAAAAAAGAGGAAGGTAATTCACAGATGGCATCAACTTCAGAGTTGGCAGGAAAAGCTCAGAATATAAAAAAGAAAGAAAACCAGGGAGAAGATTTATTGTCGACGCCATTGGAACAGGAGCAAGAAAAGATAAAGATACCTAAAGTTCGCGCAAGCAAGGCGATTTATAATGGAATAGTAAACATTTTGGCCACCTTTAATAATACTATTGTGACGATCACCGATATGAGTGGAAAAACGGTGGCGTGGTCCAGTGCCGGCAAGTGTGGTTTTCGTGGGACTAAAAAATCCACAGCCTATGTGGCACAGCTGGTTGCACAGGATGCTGCTAGACAAGCTATGGGACATGGAATGAGAGAGGTCATTGTAAAAGTCAAAGGGCCTGGAACCGGAAGAGAATCGGCGATCAGGGCCTTGCAAGCGGTAGGATTGGAAGTCACCTCAATCTTAGATGTGACTCCAATACCTCATAATGGGTGTCGACCAAAGAAGCCACGTCGCGTCTAA
- a CDS encoding PAS domain-containing sensor histidine kinase, whose translation MDNGWLDEEKRCTFTISQCLQGEVEPSYCSIAQWIFNVIHNIAEGLLVLDSEGNIKLTNKAAEELFGYHRMELFRKPFVELLAPPYRQKWIRTFLAKKKKKPINQYELLGQKKDKTTFFMEISVSEVFLKEGKVLSVLVRDIRERKALEKAALEASEHERQRIGQDIHDSLCQLLIGIEFKAQFLSQELREKAAVGHELASEIAKLAREAATSARDIAKGLAPLAMSTSDLIASLMDLAQNTGKNTPITCQFHLIGEPVVPNPSFAIQLYRIAQEAVNNVIKHSGASHIDITFGETSGTIFLQVEDNGIGMKMKDGINKGLGFRSMLYRAGMIGANLSIDSLPGKGTKIICSLPSAQNTKTNG comes from the coding sequence ATGGATAACGGATGGCTCGATGAAGAGAAAAGATGTACTTTTACTATTTCTCAATGTCTTCAAGGAGAAGTAGAACCTTCTTACTGTAGTATCGCTCAATGGATTTTTAATGTTATCCATAATATTGCTGAAGGGTTACTAGTTCTAGATAGTGAAGGGAACATTAAGCTTACCAACAAGGCTGCTGAAGAGCTTTTCGGCTATCATAGAATGGAACTTTTTCGTAAACCCTTTGTTGAACTCCTTGCCCCTCCCTATCGTCAGAAATGGATCCGAACTTTTTTAGCTAAAAAGAAAAAAAAACCAATCAACCAATATGAACTCTTAGGTCAAAAGAAAGATAAAACAACCTTTTTCATGGAGATCTCAGTGAGTGAAGTCTTCTTAAAGGAAGGAAAAGTTTTAAGCGTTCTTGTAAGGGATATTAGAGAAAGAAAAGCTCTAGAAAAGGCAGCCTTAGAAGCTAGCGAACACGAAAGACAAAGAATAGGCCAAGACATTCATGATAGTCTCTGCCAGTTATTGATTGGTATTGAGTTTAAAGCTCAGTTTTTATCCCAAGAACTTCGAGAAAAGGCAGCCGTCGGTCATGAGCTAGCCTCTGAAATCGCCAAATTAGCTAGAGAAGCAGCAACTTCAGCTCGAGATATAGCCAAGGGACTAGCGCCACTGGCGATGTCCACCTCAGATCTGATTGCTTCCTTAATGGATTTGGCTCAAAATACGGGTAAAAACACCCCCATCACTTGTCAGTTTCATTTGATTGGAGAACCTGTTGTTCCCAACCCTTCTTTTGCTATCCAGCTTTATCGAATCGCTCAAGAAGCTGTTAATAACGTGATCAAACACTCAGGGGCCTCGCACATCGACATCACTTTTGGAGAGACATCTGGAACAATTTTTCTTCAAGTGGAAGACAATGGCATTGGAATGAAAATGAAAGATGGGATAAACAAAGGGTTAGGTTTCAGGTCGATGCTCTATCGTGCGGGAATGATCGGTGCTAATTTGAGTATCGATTCTCTTCCTGGAAAAGGGACAAAAATCATTTGCAGTTTACCTTCTGCCCAAAATACTAAAACCAATGGTTAA
- a CDS encoding DUF763 domain-containing protein has protein sequence MKRKTAYLPLHYGKAPSYLFERMVRLARAMTQLIVEEYGPDEMLRRLSDPWWFQAFGCVLGFDWHSSGLTTVCCGALKEAQKRYGDIGIFVAGGKGGESRKTPEEIARIADRLAINAAESLIRTSRLVAKVDSAALQDGFALYHHCFFFTASGSWCVIQQGMNETTRYARRYHWLGESTKNFVCNPHAAIDDLSEENEGLLSESEINKKRQTPDKSILLNMIAGEAERSRQTCSELAREKPQKTLNLISEILCGPTLFAPARHTISSTDIRLINLKALHKAIVSAYERNPKDFQSLLETPHVGPATIRSLALVAELLFGVPICRKDPIEDFPKQINGRRWADYAFAHGGKDGIPYPIDRVSYDRNIGILEETIRRAKLGYIEKKDALKRLAHIAQSSLHTLSGGQCSSQSLGLGW, from the coding sequence ATGAAAAGAAAAACGGCCTATCTTCCTTTGCACTATGGGAAAGCCCCTAGTTATCTTTTTGAAAGGATGGTACGACTGGCCCGGGCTATGACCCAATTGATTGTCGAAGAGTATGGTCCTGATGAAATGCTCAGAAGGCTTTCTGATCCTTGGTGGTTTCAAGCGTTCGGATGTGTTCTAGGTTTTGATTGGCATTCTTCGGGACTGACTACGGTCTGCTGTGGTGCCTTAAAGGAAGCACAAAAGAGATATGGGGATATCGGCATCTTCGTGGCTGGAGGCAAAGGTGGAGAATCAAGGAAGACCCCAGAGGAAATCGCCAGGATTGCTGATCGCTTAGCAATTAATGCTGCTGAAAGTCTTATCCGCACCTCTAGGCTTGTCGCAAAAGTAGATTCTGCAGCCCTTCAAGATGGATTTGCTCTTTATCATCACTGTTTTTTTTTCACCGCTTCTGGTTCCTGGTGTGTCATCCAACAAGGAATGAACGAAACTACTCGCTACGCACGCCGATATCATTGGTTAGGAGAAAGCACAAAAAACTTTGTTTGTAACCCTCATGCAGCAATTGATGATTTATCTGAAGAAAATGAGGGGCTCCTTTCTGAATCTGAAATCAACAAAAAGAGGCAAACTCCCGATAAAAGCATCCTTCTGAATATGATTGCTGGAGAAGCAGAGCGATCAAGACAAACTTGTAGCGAATTGGCTAGAGAAAAACCTCAAAAAACCTTAAATTTAATTTCTGAAATTCTTTGTGGCCCCACCCTTTTTGCTCCGGCCCGACACACTATTAGCAGCACCGATATCCGTTTAATAAACCTCAAAGCTCTTCATAAAGCCATCGTTTCAGCTTACGAAAGAAACCCAAAAGACTTCCAATCACTTCTTGAAACCCCGCATGTTGGTCCGGCTACAATTCGGAGTCTTGCTCTTGTAGCAGAACTATTGTTTGGAGTCCCGATCTGCAGAAAGGATCCAATTGAAGACTTTCCAAAGCAGATCAATGGTCGGCGTTGGGCCGATTATGCATTTGCTCATGGAGGCAAAGATGGGATCCCCTATCCTATTGATCGAGTTTCTTATGACCGGAACATTGGGATTCTAGAAGAAACTATAAGAAGAGCTAAATTAGGATATATAGAAAAAAAAGATGCCTTAAAAAGACTTGCTCATATTGCCCAATCCTCCCTCCATACCCTCTCTGGCGGCCAGTGCTCCAGCCAGAGCCTTGGACTTGGCTGGTGA